One genomic segment of Synchiropus splendidus isolate RoL2022-P1 chromosome 16, RoL_Sspl_1.0, whole genome shotgun sequence includes these proteins:
- the rpap1 gene encoding RNA polymerase II-associated protein 1: MLRRPKPTDSEADLLREQESFLNSGAPCAASVVRRPDKRRGQAGAQQGLEHNGENGSDQRDVVTIEDLPDDLPSLTPAPAKKSRFKSSRVTFQDEDAEETLDRHDTHISAVLSRIVERDTSSAPICLPAFTNMAFPKVLHRSAANIQAAGSSSGTKKSIFARHIEAQRAVERQSANCGDTCGTSAGPQGLNLRSGRSMDRNQPAVDSVPASGSRPWLVSGQGLHGVDGSGETMRIHEENQAKLQAMSPAEILEEQRKLLTQLDPRLVEFVRSCKAKTVPPSVSSSSQPEGNSSTNNTGALMDEYKEIEMKGEEEEEEASPSPVLMEEDLPVKPQKQWVHMDKMEPEKLEWMRDLPPPRKKGTNKAMQARFDFKGTLIPPTEDLPTHLGLHHHGEEPERAGYSLQELFLLSRSKVTSQRSLALTTLASVLSKARAGEYLSLLRGSVTSTLLDAGLLFLLRFALDDAVEGVMSAAVHAVKALLVCEEDEECLDSTFSWFRGLATFPLLPSAEDEEDEEDEGLDQSLKETAKEKEERKTDHDVARQDVVKGLLKMKLLPRFRYILEVLRPSPPVVHDIMLVLTRIARHSPLSATQILDCPRLIETVMSEFVPTSWTAATVSSLQPVYGHPLPSAVKLLRVLATSGRHVCARLLNSQGAGERLCCLLSAEPSELLLEPTEALKVTTEAFRLWAVAAGYGQACDIYIDLYPALVKQLQSARQILSPSDPLLPLQLQKILALLSFLTQVTLTAGVHQELHANLVRQEEDGPPPPPVTWTHVAGLQTSLLGHLKTFIKNLEDPNQRLTSLTLIPAYLLYLDAYFRQLTKQSWFKPVETLQELEQLTSGVLLPLMSHHVVQDEIKNLKSSSLVCTDQSSHQGPETLPSLPALASAGWKDRPGPHRLNSPIPLFTAFGLLLETVTNVHKGLSCKFAGFLLAEPVICYLRCCSQASPKLSHTNAWFLRHEHHLLYVLLQMAHKLIPVDQEVAKLASLYHQMALVLLTWLLPGSEYLAYELLSTVVFSKDFLAEGHSGGPEAVELGELKLNQDHQPSLQTVGSLLREAVVQLPSIRGCFLTQLAHLEPSVLVSKEALLGRNPWIKSQLLPELSGPALPADWPFLPLVRLYERTGVSDGGGLAVEELPPGALQTVTHCLQWILLLEVWREEALKVIPPVAKLARLSCVFLCSSDLFLERPVQKLTWGLFRLLTRSSRLDSLDLSIPPPGLASFQDLYCALLAQYEAVSFGDRLFGCWLLLPLQRRYSATMRLAAFGEHVGMLRSLGVTLEQLSIPIERFTSPPEDSLPLLRLYFRSLVTGALRACWCPVLYAVAVCHVNTFIFSQDAAAQEVEAARHSMLRKIYHLTDEVLKSHLLLFRLPQQKSDLGFDMYDELPPIRAKHLRTVVVQAVKEDQGNS, from the exons ATGTTGAGGCGTCCCAAGCCGACAGATTCGGAGGCTGACCTCCTGAGAGAACAGGAGAGTTTCCTTAATTCCGGAGCGCCGTGTGCTGCAAGTGTGGTCCGTCGTCCTGACAAGAGAAGAGGACAGGCAGGAGCCCAGCAGGGGCTCGAACATAATGGAGAGAATGGATCAGATCAGAGGGATGTGGTCACAATAGAAG ATCTTCCAGATGACCTCCCATCTCTGACACCAGCACCGGCTAAGAAGTCACGCTTTAAAAGCAGCCGGGTCACTTTCCAGGATGAGGATGCTGAGGAGACGCTGGACAgacatgacacacacatcagtgcTGTTCTCTCCAGGATAGTT GAGAGGGACACTAGTTCAGCTCCAATATGTTTGCCAGCTTTCACAAACATGGCTTTCCCTAAAGTGCTACATCGCTCTGCAGCCAACATTCAG GCGGCAGGATCCTCATCTGGCACCAAAAAAAGCATCTTTGCACGTCACATTGAAGCTCAAAGAGCAGTGGAGAGGCAATCGGCGAACTGTGGAGACACATGCGGCACATCTGCGGGACCTCAAGGGCTGAATCTCCGTTCTGGGAGGAGCATGGACAGAAATCAGCCTGCTGTTGACT CAGTGCCTGCATCTGGCTCCAGACCATGGCTGGTGTCAGGTCAGGGTCTTCACGGTGTGGATGGATCAGGAGAGACCATGAGGATCCATGAGGAGAACCAGGCAAAGCTCCAGGCGATGTCTCCAGCTGAGATTCTGGAGGAACAGAGGAAGCTCTTAACTCAGCTGG acCCCCGGCTGGTGGAGTTTGTAAGGTCCTGCAAGGCCAAGACTGTCCCGCCCTCCGTCTCCTCTTCTAGTCAGCCGGAGGGCAACAGCAGCACTAACAACACAGGCGCGTTGATGGATGAATATAAGGAAATAGAGatgaaaggagaagaagaagaagaggaagcatcaccttcacctgtctTGATGG AGGAGGACCTGCCAGTGAAGCCCCAGAAACAGTGGGTCCACATGGATAAAATGGAGCCGGAGAAGCTGGAGTGGATGAGAGACTTGCCTCCACCGAGGAAGAAAGGAACCAATAAG GCCATGCAAGCTCGTTTTGACTTTAAAGGGACTTTGATACCTCCTACCGAGGACCTGCCCACCCACCTGGGCCTGCATCATCATGGCGAGGAACCCGAG CGAGCAGGTTACTCCCTTCAGGAACTCTTCTTGCTGTCTCGGAGCAAGGTCACCTCACAGCGGAGTCTCGCCCTCACAACTCTGGCTAGCGTCCTCTCGAAG GCCCGGGCCGGAGAATATCTGTCACTTCTGAGAGGCAGCGTGACATCCACTCTGCTTGACGCTGGTCTGCTCTTCCTGCTGCGGTTTGCGTTAGACGATGCTGTGGAGGGAGTGATGTCTGCGGCCGTGCATGCAGTGAAAGCACTGCTCGTGTGCGAGGAGGATGAA GAGTGCTTGGATTCCACTTTCTCGTGGTTTCGGGGGTTGGCTACATTCCCCTTGCTCCCCTCagcagaggatgaggaagacgaggaggacGAAGGCCTGGATCAAAGTTTAAAGGAGACGGCTAAggagaaggaagaaaggaagacgGATCATGATGTCGCCAGACAGGATGTTGTCAAG GGTTTGCTCAAGATGAAGCTGCTCCCCAGGTTTCGCTACATACTGGAGGTGCTTCGTCCGTCGCCTCCCGTCGTCCACGATATTATGCTAGTTCTCACCCGAATCGCCAGACACTCCCCTCTGTCTGCCACTCAG ATCCTGGACTGCCCACGTCTGATTGAGACGGTGATGAGCGAGTTTGTGCCGACGTCTTGGACGGCAGCGACAGTTTCCAGCCTGCAGCCTGTGTATGGACACCCGCTGCCCAGCGCTGTGAAGCTTCTGCGAGTTCTCGCCACTTCAGGGAGACATGTCTGTGCCAGGCTG TTGAACTCACAGGGTGCCGGCGAACGCCTCTGTTGTCTGCTGAGCGCTGAACCTagcgagctgctgctggagcccaCAGAAGCTCTAAAAGTGACCACAGAGGCGTTCAGGCTGTGGGCCGTCGCCGCGGGATACGGACAAGCCTGCGACATTTACAT AGACTTGTATCCAGCGCTAgtgaagcagctgcagtcagctCGACAGATTCTCTCACCCTCGGACCCTCTGCTGCCCCTGCAGCTGCAGAAGATCTTGGCCCTGCTCTCTTTCCTAACGCAGGTCACGCTCACAGCAGGTGTCCATCAGGAGCTGCATGCAAACCTGGTCAGGCAGGAAGAGGACGGccctccacctccccctgtGACCTGGACTCATGTTGCCGGGCTGCAGACCTCGCTACTTGGCCATCTGAAAACCTTCATCAAGAACCTTGAAGATCCGAACCAGAGACTCACCAGCTTGACTCTGATTCCGGCTTACCTGCTCTACTTGGATGCCTATTTTCGACAGCTGACTAAACAG AGTTGGTTCAAGCCTGTGGAAACTCTTCAGGAGCTGGAACAGCTGACATCGGGTGTTCTGCTTCCCTTGATGTCCCATCATGTGGTTCAAGACGAAATAAAGAACCTGAA GTCATCTTCATTAGTCTGCACCGACCAGTCGAGTCACCAGGGGCCTGAGACTCTTCCCAGCCTCCCTGCTTTGGCCAGCGCTGGGTGGAAGGATCGTCCCGGACCACATCGCCTGAACTCTCCCATCCCTCTTTTCACTGCGTTTGGGCTCCTCCTGGAAACGGTCACAAACGTTCATAAAGGGCTCAGTTGCAAA TTTGCTGGTTTCCTCTTGGCTGAGCCAGTGATTTGTTATCTGAGGTGTTGCAGTCAGGCCTCGCCCAAACTGTCCCACACCAACGCCTGGTTTCTACGTCACGAGCATCACCTCCTATACGTGCTGCTGCAGATGGCTCACAAACTG ATTCCAGTCGACCAAGAAGTAGCGAAGCTTGCCTCCCTctaccaccagatggcgctagTTCTTTTAACATGGCTGCTGCCCGGCAGCGAGTACCTGGCGTACGAGCTTCTCTCCACAGTCGTcttcagtaaagactttctggc GGAGGGTCACAGTGGTGGGCCGGAGGCTGTGGAGCTCGGGGAGctgaagctgaaccaggaccaccAGCCCAGTCTGCAGACGGTGGGATCTTTGCTGAGAGAAGCAGTGGTGCAACTGCCGTCCATCAGAGGCTGCTTCCTCACTCAGCTGGCCCACCTGGAGCCTTCGGTGCTGGTGTCTAAGGAGGCTCTTCTGGGTCGTAACCCCTGGATCAAGTCTCAGCTCCTCCCGGAGCTCAGTGGCCCAGCTCTGCCGGCCGATTGGCCGTTCCTCCCCCTGGTTCGTCTGTATGAGCGGACTGGGGTGTCGGATGGTGGAGGACTGGCGGTGGAGGAGCTCCCACCTGGGGCCCTTCAGACAGTAACCCACTGTCTCCAGTGGATACTGCTGCTGGAGGTCTGGCGAGAAGAAGCCTTAAAG gtGATCCCCCCAGTTGCAAAGCTAGCCCGTTTgtcctgtgtgtttctgtgctcCAGTGACTTGTTCTTGGAGCGACCAGTTCAGAAGCTGACCTGGGGCCTCTTCCGGCTGCTCACCAG AAGTTCACGGCTGGACTCGTTGGACCTGAGCATCCCACCACCTGGTTTAGCCTCCTTCCAAGACCTGTACTGCGCTCTCCTGGCTCAGTATGAAGCCGTGTCTTTTGGAGATCGCTTGTTTGGTTGCTGGCTTCTCCTGCCTCTGCAGAGGAGGTACAGCGCCACCATGAGGCTGGCTGCCTTTGGAGAACACGTGGGGATGCTGAGGTCTTTAGGAGTAACTCTTGAACAG CTCTCCATCCCCATCGAGCGATTCACGTCTCCCCCTGAAGactccctccctctgctccgTCTCTACTTCCGCTCTCTGGTGACTGGAGCTCTGAGGGCTTGCTGGTGTCCTGTCTTGTACGCAGTAGCTGTGTGTCACGTCAACACTTTCATCTTCTCTCAAGATGCTGCCGCCCAG GAGGTTGAAGCTGCTCGACACAGTATGCTGCGCAAGATTTACCACCTGACCGATGAG GTGTTGAAGAGTCACCTGCTTCTGTTCCGCCTGCCACAGCAGAAGTCAGATTTGGGATTCGACATGTACGATGAGTTGCCTCCTATTCGAGCCAAACATCTGCGTACAGTGGTGGTCCAGGCGGTGAAAGAAGACCAGGGAAATAGCTGA
- the si:dkey-13p1.4 gene encoding transmembrane protein 151B yields MVSSDVESAEDPGASGPSEEEQELEDSPAESEENEQCPVKQSLSACVCREAHWRCLLLSLLMYSCLATVTWCQLTRVTKISFNSALTSTFAASFTSSIQGSSGIGIGGHSMIYHDSPCSDGLVYIPLAFLFILYVLYMVECWHCQVRTELQCKSDIDSVYERVLRMQQAEPCIWWKAISYHFVRRTRQVTRYRNGDAYTTTQVYHERVNTHVAEGEFDYSLCGMKDVSRDLRGLEAHPATRLRFTKCFSFTEAGPENNYLNQRARFFSEIEGLDDYMEAREGMQLKNVDFRENLIAYANPDRMPWYNSQLAFWLAALFMLSWPLRVLIEYRTAYVHYRVEKLFGLEYSPSHVDDDMGTRGCNIPRVDTLDSTEIEWHIRCNHQVIPSYSEAMLINGGTPESNSLETDNSTANCYLLDRSPTTQSYGALQSQEEQQEEPSRPESLLGRRRTITSSSCSSIFSCRGALFRSRLSSDASRFSLCRMYGSHRTMALWRSRSSNLTEPCCCSDSSQLALSESPPTYRDARFFPVLIVHRPEGCGAESGRSGRHYLIRRESSCVETAL; encoded by the exons ATGGTGTCCTCGGATGTGGAGTCCGCAGAGGACCCCGGGGCCAGTGGCCCCAgcgaagaggagcaggagctggaggactcCCCAGCCGAGAGTGAGGAGAATGAG cAGTGTCCAGTGAAACAGTCTCTGAGCGCCTGTGTGTGTCGAGAGGCTCACTGGCGCTGCCTGCTGCTGTCGCTGCTCATGTACAGCTGCCTGGCCACTGTGACCTGGTGCCAACTGACCAGGGTCACGAAGATCAGCTTCAACTCTGCCCTCACCTCCACCTTCGccgcctccttcacctcctccatccaGGGCAGCTCCGGGATCGGGATCGGGGGTCACTCCATGATCTACCACGACAGCCCTTGCTCCGATGGTCTGGTCTACATCCCCCtggccttcctcttcatcctctacGTCTTGTACATGGTGGAGTGTTGGCACTGCCAGGTCCGCACCGAGCTGCAGTGCAAGTCGGATATAGACAGCGTTTACGAGCGCGTCCTCCGGATGCAGCAGGCTGAACCCTGCATTTGGTGGAAGGCTATCAGCTACCACTTCGTCCGACGCACGCGCCAGGTCACACGCTACCGCAACGGTGACGCCTACACCACCACCCAAGTCTACCACGAGAGGGTGAACACTCACGTGGCCGAGGGGGAGTTTGACTACAGCCTGTGTGGCATGAAGGATGTTTCCCGTGACCTCAGAGGCCTGGAGGCTCACCCGGCGACTCGCCTGCGCTTCACCAAATGCTTCAGCTTCACCGAGGCGGGACCTGAGAACAATTACCTCAACCAGCGAGCCAGATTCTTTTCCGAAATCGAAGGTTTGGATGACTACATGGAGGCCAGGGAGGGGATGCAGCTGAAGAACGTGGACTTCAGGGAGAACCTTATTGCTTATGCAAACCCGGACCGGATGCCGTGGTACAACTCCCAGCTGGCCTTCTGGCTGGCTGCGCTCTTCATGCTCTCTTGGCCGCTCAGGGTGCTGATCGAGTATCGCACGGCGTACGTGCACTACCGCGTGGAGAAGCTGTTTGGGCTGGAGTACAGCCCCTCCCACGTGGACGATGACATGGGCACCAGAGGCTGTAACATCCCCAGAGTGGACACCCTTGACAGCACTGAGATCGAGTGGCACATTCGCTGCAACCACCAGGTGATTCCCAGCTACTCGGAAGCCATGCTGATCAACGGAGGCACCCCGGAGTCCAACTCTTTAGAAACTGACAATTCAACCGCCAACTGCTACCTTCTAGACAGGAGCCCCACCACTCAGAGTTACGGAGCTCTTCAGAGTCAGGAGGAACAGCAGGAAGAACCGAGCAGACCGGAGAGCCTGCTGGGTCGGAGGAGGACCATCACCAGCTCCAGCtgttcctccatcttctcctgccGAGGAGCTTTGTTCCGCTCCCGACTCTCCTCAGACGCGTCGCGCTTCTCCCTCTGCCGCATGTACGGCTCCCATCGCACCATGGCTCTGTGGAGGAGCCGCAGCAGCAATTTGACCGagccctgctgctgctccgactCCAGCCAGCTGGCTCTCAGCGAAAGCCCGCCCACTTACCGGGACGCCCGGTTCTTCCCGGTGCTCATAGTGCACCGGCCTGAGGGCTGCGGCGCCGAGAGTGGGAGGAGCGGACGCCATTACCTCATACGCCGAGAGTCGTCCTGCGTTGAGACAGCTCTATGA
- the dnaaf2 gene encoding protein kintoun, translating into MEVSDKLRELDMTSDEVDRFTQAFKDERFREMLREYAEEISDPENKKKYEEEMTLLEQERGNHVDFIHPEPFRALRTSVDGKRKCFINICSNDKVAKPECAPGQSEDGRRGQRWSLPHSLHPGRPHSDKKGVKQMVYDVVFHPDTLHIAGKNSRFMDMVKSTAIQGIENAFKVTLDSKNVRELKVKYKGTPQPCIIRKPIPGYEAKESPEGGFSVPYPDPKPKPAGPQNFQIKPETSHTPTKPNCSIKYRSYVDMQDYTCSKDSTQRTRPKEIVVTIDLPLLKTVADTNLDVKEKMLLLECEKPSYKLELPLSFPVDGDKGEAKFNKHKGQLTVTLPVLPPPSLSHVLSLDGDEEKKAVEDMTESQMEHGETERLERGNETIQGADSDNTTAEETRKEGGDREDVENKLETKKEKMEAVKENPENLWREVEERNGEIEDTLKGKEVDFTEDTCQKQVSEMDCGNEKILGAREEDEPNTNKADRMEGNAHDSTAVQEPDDIMKKMITLSVVEPDKSLADQKVHGQNETSQQAPEEVQKSSSIHHTDKESSEEEHVQEEMDFREDTCQKQMNEMDCSNEKILGAREEDEPNTNEADLVEGNAHDSTAVREPEDIMKKSMMTLDSMVEPDRSLEMSMYADQKVHGQIEMSQQAPEEVQKSSSIHHTDKESSEEEHVQEEMDFREDTCQKQVNETDCSNEKILGAREEDEPNTNEADLVEGNAHDSTAVQEPEDIMKKTMMTLDSVVEPDRSLEMSMYADQKVHGQIEMSQQAPEEVQKSSSIHHTDKESSEEEHVQEEIKCERLVEEWPECVVEGKKIEEQNQQKVEEPSHLNDDEAASQLQRLDSCLELHMDSSHSKEHSDMHTVEQDVDVCQVPEADAAAVDTSVICCGSNDGVDEDDLPSEQILQTPVFVPPAILREVGKDGKETIICDHSTSAGFIFQNSLLFELD; encoded by the exons ATGGAGGTCAGTGACAAGCTCAGAGAACTTGACATGACTTCAGATGAAGTCGACAGGTTCACCCAGGCGTTCAAGGACGAGAGATTCCGCGAGATGCTGCGAGAGTACGCGGAGGAAATCTCAGATCCAGAGAATAAAAAGAAGTACGAGGAAGAGATGACACTTCTGGAGCAAGAGAGAGGCAACCACGTGGACTTCATCCACCCAGAACCCTTCAGAGCTCTGCGGACCAGCGTGGACGGCAAGCGCAAGTGCTTCATCAACATCTGCTCCAATGACAAAGTGGCCAAACCCGAATGCGCTCCTGGGCAGTCGGAGGACGGCCGTAGGGGTCAAAGGTGGTCTCTGCCTCACAGTCTACACCCTGGAAGACCACATAGTGATAAAAAGGGAGTGAAACAAATGGTGtatgatgttgttttccacCCGGACACGCTTCACATCGCAGGGAAGAACAGCAGGTTCATGGACATGGTGAAGAGCACAGCCATCCAGGGGATCGAGAATGCGTTCAAAGTGACTCTCGActccaaaaatgtcagagaatTAAAGGTGAAGTATAAAGGAACCCCTCAGCCCTGTATAATTCGCAAACCAATACCAGGATATGAAGCGAAAGAATCACCGGAGGGAGGTTTTTCCGTTCCATATCCAGATCCGAAACCCAAACCTGCTGGGCCGCAGAATTTCCAAATCAAACCGGAGACTTCGCACACGCCCACCAAGCCGAACTGCTCCATTAAATATCGGTCTTATGTCGATATGCAGGACTATACATGTTCCAAGGATTCCACACAGCGCACCAGACCCAAAGAAATCGTGGTCACCATCGACCTGCCTCTGCTGAAGACCGTGGCAGACACCAACCTGGATGTGAAGGAGAAGATGTTGCTGTTGGAGTGTGAGAAACCGTCGTACAAACTGGAGCTGCCTCTGTCCTTCCCGGTGGATGGAGACAAAGGAGAGGCCAAGTTTAACAAACATAAGGGGCAGCTGACCGTGACCTTGCCTGTTCTGCCGCCTCCGAGTCTGAGTCATGTCCTGAGTTTGGATGgagatgaagagaagaaagCGGTGGAGGACATGACAGAGTCGCAGATGGAACATGGAGAAACCGAGAGGTTGGAGAGGGGAAATGAAACAATACAGGGTGCAGACAGTGACAACACCACAGCAGAAGAAACTAGAAAggagggaggagacagagaggatgtggagAACAAGTTGGAGACAAAGAAAGAGAAGATGGAAGCAGTGAAGGAGAACCCTGAGAACTTATGGAGAGAAGTAGAAGAGCGGAATGGTGAAATAGAGGACACTTTGAAGGGAAAGGAGGTGGACTTTACTGAAGACACCTGTCAGAAACAGGTGAGTGAGATGGACTGCGGAAATGAGAAGATCTTGGGAGCGAGAGAGGAGGATGAAccaaacacaaataaagcagATCGTATGGAGGGAAATGCCCACGATAGCACAGCCGTTCAGGAGCCAGATGACATAATGAAGAAGATGATAACGTTGAGTGTGGTGGAACCAGACAAAAGTCTCGCAGATCAGAAGGTTCATGGACAGAATGAGACGAGTCAGCAAGCTCCTGAGGAGGTTCAAAAGAGCAGTTCAATTCATCACACAGATAAGGAGAGCAGTGAAGAAGAGCATGTGCAGGAGGAGATGGACTTTAGAGAAGACACCTGTCAGAAACAGATGAATGAGATGGACTGCAGTAATGAGAAGATCTTGGGAGCGAGAGAGGAGGATGAaccaaacacaaatgaagcagaTCTTGTGGAGGGAAATGCGCACGATAGCACGGCTGTTCGGGAGCCAGAAGATATAATGAAGAAGAGCATGATGACGCTGGACAGTATGGTGGAACCAGACAGAAGTCTCGAGATGAGCATGTATGCAGATCAGAAGGTTCATGGACAGATTGAGATGAGTCAGCAAGCTCCCGAGGAGGTTCAAAAGAGCAGTTCAATTCATCACACAGATAAGGAGAGCAGTGAAGAAGAGCATGTGCAGGAGGAGATGGACTTTAGAGAAGACACCTGTCAGAAACAGGTGAATGAGACGGACTGCAGTAATGAGAAGATCTTGGGAGCGAGAGAGGAGGATGAaccaaacacaaatgaagcagaTCTTGTGGAGGGAAATGCGCACGATAGCACGGCTGTTCAGGAGCCAGAAGATATAATGAAGAAGACCATGATGACACTAGACAGTGTGGTGGAACCAGACAGAAGTCTCGAGATGAGCATGTATGCAGATCAGAAGGTTCATGGACAGATTGAGATGAGTCAGCAAGCTCCCGAGGAGGTTCAAAAGAGCAGTTCAATTCATCACACAGATAAGGAGAGCAGTGAAGAAGAGCATGTGCAGGAGGAGATAAAATGTGAGAGGTTAGTGGAGGAATGGCCTGAGTGTGTAGTGGAGGGGAAGAAGATAGAGGAGCAGAATCAACAAAAGGTGGAAGAACCTTCCCATCTTAATGACGATGAAGCCGCCAGTCAGCTTCAACGGCTGGATTCCTGCCTGGAGCTGCACATGGATAGTTCACATTCAAaagag CACTCAGACATGCATACTGTTGAGCAGGACGTGGACGTATGTCAAGTCCCTGAAGCAGACGCTGCTGCTGTAGACACGTCTGTGATCTGCTGTGGAAGCAATGATGGCGTGGATGAAGACGACCTTCCCTCAGAACAGATCCTCCAAACCCCAGTGTTTGTTCCTCCTGCCATCCTGCGGGAGGTCGGCAAGGACGGAAAGGAGACGATCATCTGCGACCACTCGACGTCTGCCGGGTTCATCTTCCAGAACTCGCTGCTGTTCGAGCTTGACTGA
- the lrr1 gene encoding leucine-rich repeat protein 1 → MKLQCDVEVVHRMLPTYGMKSRGKGTRAVLSIGKHLDKKGERSNVYMMICTAKDRAGSKYKLKDNIERFFTFFVDEGKATVRLKEPAIDVCLSKADVNSLKNFLSAARLADKGSDTSSLPLSTLTPVRARDVEQPKKKLSIVSKKDYPLTSNFPYSLEQLTVSYCRLSRVDMRMLSLKALRKLDLSYNHITKLPATIGDLSCLSELVLHHNHLEAFSEALCLSTLQQTLQRLDLSQNRLRYLPAQFCQLRELVDFKVDDNQLLCLPFHIGRLSKLRFLSAAHNQLSVLPGDFRKLTLENLDLFGNPFVQPNPLDHTMRLTFPLSLQELASRAVGNLRLAHGPDVIPAHLCRDLEVAKLCDCKRFCISFYIKTTMNMNLHEVSNTVVLVDDMGGTDAPVQKYFCSLSCYSEFLDLIIQRGGR, encoded by the exons ATGAAGCTCCAGTGTGATGTGGAGGTGGTTCATCGGATGCTGCCCACCTACGGAATGAAGAGCCGTGGAAAAGGAACCAGAGCTGTGCTTTCCATCGGGAAACACTTGGACAAGAAGGGTGAGCGGAGCAACGTTTACATGATGATCTGCACTGCTAAGGACAGAGCTGGATCCAAGTACaag CTCAAAGACAACATTGAAAGGttctttactttttttgtgGATGAAGGCAAAGCCACTGTGAGGTTAAAGGAGCCTGCTATTGACGTGTGCTTGAGCAAG GCAGATGTGAACAGCTTGAAGAACTTCCTCTCCGCTGCTCGTCTGGCCGACAAAGGAAGTGACACGAGCAGCCTTCCTCTCTCCACCCTCACTCCTGTGCGGGCGAGAGACGTGGAGCAACCCAAGAAGAAGCTGAGCATCGTGTCCAAGAAGGATTATCCCCTCACCTCCAACTTCCCGTACTCCCTGGAGCAGCTCACCGTCTCCTACTGCCGACTGTCCCGAGTGGACATGCGGATGTTGTCGCTAAAAG CGCTGCGTAAGTTGGACCTCAGCTACAACCACATCACGAAGCTTCCTGCCACCATCGGCGATCTGAGCTGCCTGTCGGAGCTCGTCCTCCACCACAACCACCTGGAAGCCTTCAGTGAGGCGCTGTGTCTGTCCACCCTGCAACAGACCCTTCAGAGGCTGGACCTCAGCCAGAACCGATTGCGGTACCTCCCGGCACAGTTCTGCCAGCTCAGAGAACTGGTTGACTTCAAGGTGGACGACAACCAGCTGCTTTGTTTGCCCTTTCACATCGGGCGACTCTCGAAACTGAGGTTCCTGTCTGCGGCACATAACCAGCTGTCGGTGCTGCCCGGCGACTTCCGTAAACTCACGCTGGAAAACTTGGACTTGTTCGGGAACCCGTTCGTTCAACCCAATCCTCTGGATCACACCATGCGGCTCACCTTTCCACTCTCACTTCAAGAGTTGGCGTCCAGAGCGGTGGGGAACTTGAG ACTAGCCCACGGTCCGGATGTCATCCCTGCGCACTTGTGTCGTGACCTTGAAGTGGCAAAGCTCTGCGACTGTAAAAGGTTTTGCATCAGCTTCTACATCAAGACGACAATGAACATGAACCTGCACGAGGTCTCCAACACTGTGGTGCTGGTGGACGACATGGGCGGCACCGACGCTCCTGTGCAGAAGTACTTCTGCTCGCTCTCCTGTTACTCCGAATTTCTGGACCTCATTatccagagaggaggaagataa